From Cardiocondyla obscurior isolate alpha-2009 linkage group LG09, Cobs3.1, whole genome shotgun sequence, one genomic window encodes:
- the Atk gene encoding protein artichoke isoform X1: protein MIDLPDLKDISLVGNAIIDAGMVGRACMDLPSLSVIRLDRNRINRLGEGSFVDLPVLSRLYLSRNYITEIFAGAFQGVPALKSVDLNHNLIHRIHPEFFPQRGGNALEEMWLINNDLSHVAEIRSVLEALPRLKFLDASHNQLEEIPFGALRGHPTLERLHLNHNRLAFLQRETFTAMPALRELRLKNNSLSNLLEAPFWNLPALKGLDLSENYFRHIEPRLFANLPNLRRLDLSGNAIGLIEPESFLGTPALEHVNLSGNALSVLHPLTFRHLTNLYELDISLNRMLEMVPGLPKDIEHLHMSKNRIVALPTVSSQDLALPALRSLDLSSNGIERIPPGALGDLQNLKKLNLGYNALRLLDDGVFDGLTGLEQLDLRCNRLVTLHGRSFRPLMSLMDVNLRGNRVEVLRPDIFQENTRLQRVDLSRNNLAQIPHATFANTRDLRELYASHNTLTELPGSLHGLTALRVLDLSFNKLNILSPETLSSLSSLLELKLVRNHIRELREGAFDGLPRLSLIDLENNDLRVIERNAIRALPELQAIRLGRNRLQSIPSGAFTELPLLQSTELQENRIQEIASNAFINVPHLLFLNLSHNHLPDLEYVGLESLRSLEVLDLSYNRLSKISSDSLAAMEWLVELKMDNNRICGVHGSPFDDMPRLRVLSLRSNRMTAVSENAFKRLRSNIAVLDIDGNPLSCSCGMLWLRGWLQQASSEGPRCADGSLFRELRLSRQDCKRERYVELVHPGCEAEMINVATPSASSSETIPLWMNLKDSSTQKPSVSQDSDFFYQYVDYQDNGSDTNTSPPNVSTISAPTQTVKLIYPPPHTQQKHQMQKNATAPVKKNPAMPPSPSSSGFTFFGLPLPNLNFNLWGHSARKAERKESLSDKPNRGRYRSFPPTEPEIHRGGFVPLPRGQSGFMPIADPRLTYEKHAKHENVSKSSNMSNAHVQEERPRKSGNSTVIKVEKIISKSGKPRTSFREKEEASTTTFVRSTGFESHKILSTTNRTSFNTSNAVKNNVSIIVEEDSSQEAHETSVSTEIYDGESLEVNTEDTRFIEKPQMEIANKIVWTTPKAVIAETKKAMITEQIKETVTAAVEIIPSKENETGHKDWDLEISEYENDPTSLLSSITIDSHEKFDDSDIVTKIDTELIPHLESTTFSISNSRPKETTTTTFRGTEASALSALLIPGGQVPSSGSINLRPFGRSTITKVASPYVSYNTEQSKEKQKSITGAAQKSEIIDETTTESQKEAFVIEDNVKVIDNNPFNWYFQHYNDTNLEPYVGIAYSRAAEKDTYPWFLLLVFSILI, encoded by the exons ATGATCGATCTTCCAGATCTCAAGGACATCTCGCTGGTGGGCAACGCAATAATCGATGCCGGTATGGTTGGTCGCGCTTGTATGGACCTCCCATCACTGTCAGTAATACGCCTGGATCGAAATCGTATTAATCGACTGGGCGAAGGCTCTTTCGTCGACCTTCCGGTTTTGTCGCGGCTCTATTTGTCGCGCAATTACATCACCGAGATATTCGCCGGAGCTTTTCAAGGCGTGCCGGCTCTCAAATCCGTGGACCTAAATCACAATCTGATTCACCGCATCCACCCGGAATTTTTCCCGCAGCGAGGTGGAAATGCGTTGGAAGAGATGTGGCTGATTAATAACGACCTCAGTCACGTCGCCGAGATACGATCGGTGCTCGAGGCTCTGCCGAGGCTCAAGTTTCTAGATGCTAGCCACAATCAGTTAGAAGAAATACCATTTGGTGCTCTGAGAGGCCATCCTACTTTGGAGAGACTTCACTTGAATCATAACAGGCTAGCTTTTTTGCAAAGAGAAACGTTCACGGCAATGCCAGCACTCAGAGAGCTTAGGCTGAAAAACAATTCTTTATCAAATCTCCTGGAAGCTCCCTTTTGGAACTTGCCGGCATTGAAG GGTTTGGATctttcagaaaattatttccgtcACATAGAGCCACGTTTATTTGCCAATCTGCCGAATCTGAGACGGCTGGATCTTAGCGGTAATGCCATAGGACTTATCGAGCCTGAGTCCTTTTTGGGTACGCCGGCACTAGAGCACGTGAATCTTTCCGGAAACGCCTTGTCCGTCCTCCACCCCTTAACGTTTCGGCATCTAACAAATTTGTACGAATTGGATATTAGTTTAAATCGTATGCTAGAAATGGTTCCTGGTTTGCCGAAAGACATCGAACATCTTCATATGTCCAAAAATCGCATCGTTGCTCTGCCAACGGTATCTTCTCAGGACTTAGCTCTGCCAGCCCTACGCTCGTTGGATTTGAGCTCAAATGGGATCGAAAGAATTCCACCTGGTGCCCTGGGTGACTTacagaatttgaaaaaactgAATCTAGGCTACAACGCTCTAAGACTCCTAGACGACGGCGTTTTCGACGGCCTCACGGGGTTGGAGCAGCTCGACTTGAGATGCAATCGCCTGGTAACGTTGCACGGACGAAGCTTTCGGCCCCTAATGTCGTTGATGGACGTGAACCTTCGCGGCAATCGAGTGGAGGTCTTGCGACCTGATATTTTTCAAGAGAACACGAGACTGCAAAGGGTTGATTTGAGTAGAAATAATCTTGCGCAAATTCCTCACGCTACCTTTGCTAAtacgag AGACCTTCGTGAACTGTACGCGTCACACAATACTTTGACCGAGTTACCGGGATCGCTGCACGGCTTAACAGCTCTGCGAGTCCTCGACTTGAGCTTCAACAAGCTGAACATCCTATCGCCGGAAACTTTAAGCAGCTTGTCGTCCTTGCTAGAGTTGAAACTAGTTAGGAACCACATACGAGAGCTGAGGGAGGGTGCGTTCGATGGATTACCGCGGTTATCTCTAATCGATCTTGAAAACAATGATCTCAGGGTAATCGAAAGAAATGCGATCAGAGCGTTACCGGAGTTGCAGGCCATCCGACTCGGCAGAAATCGATTGCAG TCCATCCCTAGTGGCGCTTTCACCGAATTACCGTTGCTACAAAGCACGGAACTTCAAGAGAATCGGATTCAAGAAATCGCTAGCAATGCCTTCATTAACGTGCCACATTTACTTTTCCTTAATCTAAGTCACAATCACCTGCCGGATTTAGAATACGTCGGTCTGGAGAGCTTACGATCATTGGAGGTCCTTGACCTCAGTTACAACCGATTATCCAAAATTTCCAGTGACAGTTTAGCAGCTATGGAGTGGCTGGTGGAATTAaag ATGGACAACAATCGGATTTGCGGGGTGCACGGTTCACCTTTTGACGATATGCCGAGATTGCGGGTACTGAGTCTGCGAAGCAATCGAATGACCGCCGTCTCCGAAAACGCTTTCAAAAGGCTACGATCAAATATCGCTGTCTTAGATATCGacg gaaATCCATTATCCTGTTCTTGCGGCATGCTTTGGCTGCGAGGATGGCTGCAGCAAGCTTCCTCAGAGGGTCCTAGATGTGCTGATGGTTCTCTGTTCAGAGAACTTAGATTATCGCGACAAGATTGTAAACGTGAAAGATACGTAGAATTAGTTCATCCAGGATGCGAAGCTGAAATGATTAACGTCGCAACGCCCTCGGCTTCTTCATCTG AGACGATACCGTTGTGGATGAATCTAAAAGATTCCTCGACGCAGAAGCCCTCCGTTTCCCAGGACTCTGATTTCTTTTACCAGTACGTAGATTATCAAGACAACGGAAGCGATACGAACACGTCGCCACCCAACGTATCTACTATCAGCGCACCTACTCAGACCGTGAAGCTCATTTATCCGCCGCCACATACGCAACAGAAACATCAAATGCAGAAAAATGCTACAGcaccagtaaaaaaaaatcccgcaATGCCACCATCTCCCAGCAGCTCTGGTTTTACCTTCTTCGGTCTACCTTTGCCGAATTTGAACTTTAATTTGTGGGGACATTCAGCCAGAAAggcggaaagaaaagaatcaTTATCGGATAAACCTAATCGGGGACGTTATAGATCCTTTCCGCCCACAGAGCCGGAAATTCACAGGGGTGGCTTTGTACCATTGCCGCGCGGTCAAAGTGGATTTATGCCTATTGCCGATCCCAGATTAACATATGAAAAACACGCGAAGCATGAGAACGTTTCGAAATCGTCAAATATGAGCAATGCACATGTACAAGAGGAACGTCCTCGAAAAAGCGGAAACAGCACTGTGATTAAAgtggaaaaaattatttctaagtCCGGAAAACCGCGAACGAGTTTccgagaaaaggaagaagcaTCTACTACAACATTCGTTCGATCGACTGGTTTTGAATCTCATAAGATTTTGTCTACCACCAATAGAACTAG cTTCAATACATCGAATGCagtaaaaaataacgtttcaaTAATTGTGGAAGAAGATTCTTCGCAAGAAGCTCACGAAACATCGGTGTCCACCGAGATTTATGATGGCGAGAGTTTAGAAGTAAATACAGAGGACACTAGATTCATAGAAAAGCCGCAGATGGAAATCGCTAACAAAATAGTTTGGACCACACCAAAAGCAGTAATAGCTGAAACGAAAAAAGCTATGATTACTGAGCAGATTAAGGAAACTGTTACTGCAGCAGTAGAAATAATACCAtcgaaagaaaacgaaacCGGACACAAAGATTGGGATTTAGAAATATCCGAATATGAAAATGATCCAACTTCTCTTTTAAGCAGTATAACAATTGACTCTCACGAAAAATTCg ACGATTCGGATATTGTGACAAAAATAGATACAGAATTGATTCCACATCTAGAGTCCACAACGTTTTCTATATCAAATTCACGGCCCAAAGAAACCACAACTACGACTTTTCGTGGAACAGAAGCATCCGCTTTGTCCGCGCTTTTGATCCCAGGGGGACAAGTACCGTCTTCGGGATCTATAAATTTACGTCCATTTGGCAGATCTACAATAACCAAAGTTGCCTCGCCGTATGTCAGTTACAATACCGAGCAATCcaaggaaaaacaaaaatcgatTACCGGCGCGGCTCAAAAAAGCGAAATCATTGACGAAACGACGACCGAAAGCCAGAAGGAGGCGTTCGTCATCGAGGATAATGTAAAAGTGATAGACAACAATCCTTTCAACTGGTATTTCCAACACTATAACGACACGAATTTAGAACCTTACGTAGGCATAGCTTACAGCCGTGCCGCGGAAAAAGATACTTATCCATGGTTCCTTTTACTCGTTTTTAGTATTTTGATATGA
- the Atk gene encoding protein artichoke isoform X2, which produces MVKPSEDGGLLIVGWLLALHSIGAGAQLDPEHGCPLQEKILPCRCSTRDMEVQIWCSHSELPKVLEGLHAVSHYLDRPVDELILENNNLPSLPGKVFATLRVLRLMLRNNRLERVSSGWLEGLHDSLLELFIVEPDLRSLPVDSLENLQGVEAVTLQSRVMKRLPRFSSLPKLRYLQINSPALLELVPRNFRDVPNLEQLHVLGSPRLTRLEAGLFRGLPRLELINITDSGIHWIHPRAMIDLPDLKDISLVGNAIIDAGMVGRACMDLPSLSVIRLDRNRINRLGEGSFVDLPVLSRLYLSRNYITEIFAGAFQGVPALKSVDLNHNLIHRIHPEFFPQRGGNALEEMWLINNDLSHVAEIRSVLEALPRLKFLDASHNQLEEIPFGALRGHPTLERLHLNHNRLAFLQRETFTAMPALRELRLKNNSLSNLLEAPFWNLPALKGLDLSENYFRHIEPRLFANLPNLRRLDLSGNAIGLIEPESFLGTPALEHVNLSGNALSVLHPLTFRHLTNLYELDISLNRMLEMVPGLPKDIEHLHMSKNRIVALPTVSSQDLALPALRSLDLSSNGIERIPPGALGDLQNLKKLNLGYNALRLLDDGVFDGLTGLEQLDLRCNRLVTLHGRSFRPLMSLMDVNLRGNRVEVLRPDIFQENTRLQRVDLSRNNLAQIPHATFANTRDLRELYASHNTLTELPGSLHGLTALRVLDLSFNKLNILSPETLSSLSSLLELKLVRNHIRELREGAFDGLPRLSLIDLENNDLRVIERNAIRALPELQAIRLGRNRLQSIPSGAFTELPLLQSTELQENRIQEIASNAFINVPHLLFLNLSHNHLPDLEYVGLESLRSLEVLDLSYNRLSKISSDSLAAMEWLVELKMDNNRICGVHGSPFDDMPRLRVLSLRSNRMTAVSENAFKRLRSNIAVLDIDGNPLSCSCGMLWLRGWLQQASSEGPRCADGSLFRELRLSRQDCKRERYVELVHPGCEAEMINVATPSASSSAFGITETIPLWMNLKDSSTQKPSVSQDSDFFYQYVDYQDNGSDTNTSPPNVSTISAPTQTVKLIYPPPHTQQKHQMQKNATAPVKKNPAMPPSPSSSGFTFFGLPLPNLNFNLWGHSARKAERKESLSDKPNRGRYRSFPPTEPEIHRGGFVPLPRGQSGFMPIADPRLTYEKHAKHENVSKSSNMSNAHVQEERPRKSGNSTVIKVEKIISKSGKPRTSFREKEEASTTTFVRSTGFESHKILSTTNRTSFNTSNAVKNNVSIIVEEDSSQEAHETSVSTEIYDGESLEVNTEDTRFIEKPQMEIANKIVWTTPKAVIAETKKAMITEQIKETVTAAVEIIPSKENETGHKDWDLEISEYENDPTSLLSSITIDSHEKFDDSDIVTKIDTELIPHLESTTFSISNSRPKETTTTTFRGTEASALSALLIPGGQVPSSGSINLRPFGRSTITKVASPYVSYNTEQSKEKQKSITGAAQKSEIIDETTTESQKEAFVIEDNVKVIDNNPFNWYFQHYNDTNLEPYVGIAYSRAAEKDTYPWFLLLVFSILI; this is translated from the exons ATGGTCAAGCCGTCAGAGGACGGTGGGCTTTTGATAGTCGGCTGGCTCCTGGCACTTCATTCCATCGGTGCCGGTGCCCAATTAGATCCGGAACATGGGTGTCCCCTGCAAGAAAAGATACTACCATGTAGATGCTCCACGCGCGACATGGAAGTTCAGATATG GTGTAGTCACAGCGAATTACCAAAGGTCCTCGAGGGTCTGCATGCAGTCAGTCATTACCTGGATCGGCCGGTggacgaattaattttagagaaCAACAACCTCCCTAGTCTGCCCGGCAAAGTCTTCGCGACCTTACGAGTTCTGCGCTTGATGCTGCGAAATAACCGCCTCGAGCGGGTGTCATCCGGCTGGCTGGAAGGGCTGCACGACTCCTTGCTGGAGCTTTTCATCGTCGAGCCAGATCTGCGATCCTTACCTGTGGACAGTTTGGAGAATTTGCAGGGCGTCGAGGCGGTGACGCTGCAGAGTCGCGTGATGAAGCGACTGCCGAGGTTCTCCAGCTTACCGAAGCTGAGGTACCTTCAGATCAACTCGCCAGCTTTGCTAGAGCTCGTCCCGAGGAACTTCCGCGACGTTCCCAATCTCGAGCAGCTGCACGTATTAGGTAGTCCGAGACTGACCAGGCTGGAGGCCGGGCTTTTTCGAGGCCTACCCCGGTTGGAGCTAATCAACATCACGGATTCCGGGATCCATTGGATTCACCCGCGCGCCATGATCGATCTTCCAGATCTCAAGGACATCTCGCTGGTGGGCAACGCAATAATCGATGCCGGTATGGTTGGTCGCGCTTGTATGGACCTCCCATCACTGTCAGTAATACGCCTGGATCGAAATCGTATTAATCGACTGGGCGAAGGCTCTTTCGTCGACCTTCCGGTTTTGTCGCGGCTCTATTTGTCGCGCAATTACATCACCGAGATATTCGCCGGAGCTTTTCAAGGCGTGCCGGCTCTCAAATCCGTGGACCTAAATCACAATCTGATTCACCGCATCCACCCGGAATTTTTCCCGCAGCGAGGTGGAAATGCGTTGGAAGAGATGTGGCTGATTAATAACGACCTCAGTCACGTCGCCGAGATACGATCGGTGCTCGAGGCTCTGCCGAGGCTCAAGTTTCTAGATGCTAGCCACAATCAGTTAGAAGAAATACCATTTGGTGCTCTGAGAGGCCATCCTACTTTGGAGAGACTTCACTTGAATCATAACAGGCTAGCTTTTTTGCAAAGAGAAACGTTCACGGCAATGCCAGCACTCAGAGAGCTTAGGCTGAAAAACAATTCTTTATCAAATCTCCTGGAAGCTCCCTTTTGGAACTTGCCGGCATTGAAG GGTTTGGATctttcagaaaattatttccgtcACATAGAGCCACGTTTATTTGCCAATCTGCCGAATCTGAGACGGCTGGATCTTAGCGGTAATGCCATAGGACTTATCGAGCCTGAGTCCTTTTTGGGTACGCCGGCACTAGAGCACGTGAATCTTTCCGGAAACGCCTTGTCCGTCCTCCACCCCTTAACGTTTCGGCATCTAACAAATTTGTACGAATTGGATATTAGTTTAAATCGTATGCTAGAAATGGTTCCTGGTTTGCCGAAAGACATCGAACATCTTCATATGTCCAAAAATCGCATCGTTGCTCTGCCAACGGTATCTTCTCAGGACTTAGCTCTGCCAGCCCTACGCTCGTTGGATTTGAGCTCAAATGGGATCGAAAGAATTCCACCTGGTGCCCTGGGTGACTTacagaatttgaaaaaactgAATCTAGGCTACAACGCTCTAAGACTCCTAGACGACGGCGTTTTCGACGGCCTCACGGGGTTGGAGCAGCTCGACTTGAGATGCAATCGCCTGGTAACGTTGCACGGACGAAGCTTTCGGCCCCTAATGTCGTTGATGGACGTGAACCTTCGCGGCAATCGAGTGGAGGTCTTGCGACCTGATATTTTTCAAGAGAACACGAGACTGCAAAGGGTTGATTTGAGTAGAAATAATCTTGCGCAAATTCCTCACGCTACCTTTGCTAAtacgag AGACCTTCGTGAACTGTACGCGTCACACAATACTTTGACCGAGTTACCGGGATCGCTGCACGGCTTAACAGCTCTGCGAGTCCTCGACTTGAGCTTCAACAAGCTGAACATCCTATCGCCGGAAACTTTAAGCAGCTTGTCGTCCTTGCTAGAGTTGAAACTAGTTAGGAACCACATACGAGAGCTGAGGGAGGGTGCGTTCGATGGATTACCGCGGTTATCTCTAATCGATCTTGAAAACAATGATCTCAGGGTAATCGAAAGAAATGCGATCAGAGCGTTACCGGAGTTGCAGGCCATCCGACTCGGCAGAAATCGATTGCAG TCCATCCCTAGTGGCGCTTTCACCGAATTACCGTTGCTACAAAGCACGGAACTTCAAGAGAATCGGATTCAAGAAATCGCTAGCAATGCCTTCATTAACGTGCCACATTTACTTTTCCTTAATCTAAGTCACAATCACCTGCCGGATTTAGAATACGTCGGTCTGGAGAGCTTACGATCATTGGAGGTCCTTGACCTCAGTTACAACCGATTATCCAAAATTTCCAGTGACAGTTTAGCAGCTATGGAGTGGCTGGTGGAATTAaag ATGGACAACAATCGGATTTGCGGGGTGCACGGTTCACCTTTTGACGATATGCCGAGATTGCGGGTACTGAGTCTGCGAAGCAATCGAATGACCGCCGTCTCCGAAAACGCTTTCAAAAGGCTACGATCAAATATCGCTGTCTTAGATATCGacg gaaATCCATTATCCTGTTCTTGCGGCATGCTTTGGCTGCGAGGATGGCTGCAGCAAGCTTCCTCAGAGGGTCCTAGATGTGCTGATGGTTCTCTGTTCAGAGAACTTAGATTATCGCGACAAGATTGTAAACGTGAAAGATACGTAGAATTAGTTCATCCAGGATGCGAAGCTGAAATGATTAACGTCGCAACGCCCTCGGCTTCTTCATCTG CATTTGGAATTACAGAGACGATACCGTTGTGGATGAATCTAAAAGATTCCTCGACGCAGAAGCCCTCCGTTTCCCAGGACTCTGATTTCTTTTACCAGTACGTAGATTATCAAGACAACGGAAGCGATACGAACACGTCGCCACCCAACGTATCTACTATCAGCGCACCTACTCAGACCGTGAAGCTCATTTATCCGCCGCCACATACGCAACAGAAACATCAAATGCAGAAAAATGCTACAGcaccagtaaaaaaaaatcccgcaATGCCACCATCTCCCAGCAGCTCTGGTTTTACCTTCTTCGGTCTACCTTTGCCGAATTTGAACTTTAATTTGTGGGGACATTCAGCCAGAAAggcggaaagaaaagaatcaTTATCGGATAAACCTAATCGGGGACGTTATAGATCCTTTCCGCCCACAGAGCCGGAAATTCACAGGGGTGGCTTTGTACCATTGCCGCGCGGTCAAAGTGGATTTATGCCTATTGCCGATCCCAGATTAACATATGAAAAACACGCGAAGCATGAGAACGTTTCGAAATCGTCAAATATGAGCAATGCACATGTACAAGAGGAACGTCCTCGAAAAAGCGGAAACAGCACTGTGATTAAAgtggaaaaaattatttctaagtCCGGAAAACCGCGAACGAGTTTccgagaaaaggaagaagcaTCTACTACAACATTCGTTCGATCGACTGGTTTTGAATCTCATAAGATTTTGTCTACCACCAATAGAACTAG cTTCAATACATCGAATGCagtaaaaaataacgtttcaaTAATTGTGGAAGAAGATTCTTCGCAAGAAGCTCACGAAACATCGGTGTCCACCGAGATTTATGATGGCGAGAGTTTAGAAGTAAATACAGAGGACACTAGATTCATAGAAAAGCCGCAGATGGAAATCGCTAACAAAATAGTTTGGACCACACCAAAAGCAGTAATAGCTGAAACGAAAAAAGCTATGATTACTGAGCAGATTAAGGAAACTGTTACTGCAGCAGTAGAAATAATACCAtcgaaagaaaacgaaacCGGACACAAAGATTGGGATTTAGAAATATCCGAATATGAAAATGATCCAACTTCTCTTTTAAGCAGTATAACAATTGACTCTCACGAAAAATTCg ACGATTCGGATATTGTGACAAAAATAGATACAGAATTGATTCCACATCTAGAGTCCACAACGTTTTCTATATCAAATTCACGGCCCAAAGAAACCACAACTACGACTTTTCGTGGAACAGAAGCATCCGCTTTGTCCGCGCTTTTGATCCCAGGGGGACAAGTACCGTCTTCGGGATCTATAAATTTACGTCCATTTGGCAGATCTACAATAACCAAAGTTGCCTCGCCGTATGTCAGTTACAATACCGAGCAATCcaaggaaaaacaaaaatcgatTACCGGCGCGGCTCAAAAAAGCGAAATCATTGACGAAACGACGACCGAAAGCCAGAAGGAGGCGTTCGTCATCGAGGATAATGTAAAAGTGATAGACAACAATCCTTTCAACTGGTATTTCCAACACTATAACGACACGAATTTAGAACCTTACGTAGGCATAGCTTACAGCCGTGCCGCGGAAAAAGATACTTATCCATGGTTCCTTTTACTCGTTTTTAGTATTTTGATATGA
- the LOC139105786 gene encoding inosine triphosphate pyrophosphatase — protein MSLPIVFVTGNVNKLEEFVAILGKNFPRLITNKKIDLPEYQGEIDDICRDKCRAAASLMNGPVIIEDTCLCFNAMKGLPGPYIKWFFEKLGPEGLHRMLHGYEDKSAEAVSTFAYCSGEGSEVYLFQGRTQGTIVSPRGSKDFGWDPCFQPLGYDKTYAELPKEEKNKISHRSKAIEKLKNYLIKDENV, from the coding sequence ATGTCTCTACCCATAGTGTTTGTAACAGGCAACGTTAACAAACTAGAGGAGTTTGTTGCTATTTTAGgaaaaaattttcctcgattgattacaaataagaaaattgatttacCTGAGTATCAAGGAGAGATAGATGATATATGTCGTGACAAATGTCGAGCTGCAGCGAGCCTAATGAACGGTCCGGTGATCATTGAAGACACCTGTCTCTGCTTTAATGCGATGAAGGGTCTTCCGGGACCTTATATCAAGTGGTTTTTTGAGAAACTAGGTCCTGAGGGTCTACACAGGATGCTTCATGGATACGAGGACAAATCGGCGGAGGCGGTATCCACGTTCGCTTACTGCTCTGGCGAAGGCTCCGAAGTTTATCTATTTCAAGGACGCACTCAAGGTACCATTGTCAGTCCACGAGGTTCAAAGGACTTCGGTTGGGATCCTTGTTTTCAACCGCTCGGCTACGACAAAACCTACGCGGAGCTGCCGAAGGAAGAGAAGAACAAGATCTCTCACCGCAGCAAAGCGAtagaaaaactaaaaaattatttgataaaagacgagaacgtttaa
- the Rpn8 gene encoding 26S proteasome non-ATPase regulatory subunit 7, with protein MPSQEVVTTKVVVHPLVLLSVVDHFNRMGKIGNQKRVVGVLLGCWRAKGVLDVSNSFAVPFDEDDKDKSVWFLDHDYLENMYGMFKKVNAREKVVGWYHTGPKLHQNDVAINELIRRYCPNSVLVIIDAKPKDLGLPTEAYQAVEEVHDDGSPTSKTFEHIPSEIGAEEAEEVGVEHLLRDIKDTTVGTLSQRITNQLLGLKGLHEQIREIRDYLLQVGNGKLPINHQIVYQLQDIFNLLPDMTQSSFVDSLYVKTNDQMLVVYLAALVRSIVALHNLINNKLTNRDAEKKETDGKKDTKKEEKKEEEKKGEEKVKAKNQ; from the exons ATGCCGAGTCAAGAGGTTGTGACAACAAAAGTTGTGGTTCACCCGCTGGTGCTGTTGAGCGTGGTGGATCACTTTAACCGCATGGGAAAAATCGGAAACCAAAAGAGAGTCGTCGGCGTACTTTTGGGCTGCTGGAGGGCCAAGGGTGTCTTGGACGTGTCGAACAGTTTTGCAG TACCTTTCGACGAGGATGACAAGGATAAAAGTGTGTGGTTCCTCGACCACGATTACCTAGAAAACATGTATGGAATGTTTAAGAAAGTTAATG CTCGCGAGAAGGTAGTGGGCTGGTACCATACTGGGCCTAAGCTGCATCAAAATGATGTTGCCATTAATGAGTTAATTAGAAGATACTGTCCTAATTCAGTTTTGGTCATTATTGATGCTAAGCCAAAAGATCTTGGACTTCCTACCGAAGCTTATCAAGCGGTTGAAGAAGTGCACGAT GATGGTTCTCCTACTTCTAAAACTTTTGAGCATATTCCAAGTGAAATTGGAGCTGAAGAAGCAGAAGAAGTTGGAGTAGAGCATTTATTGCGAGACATCAAAGATACTACAGTTGGTACTCTAAGTCAAAGAATTACAAACCAATTACTTGGTTTAAAAGGTCTTCACGAACAAATTCGGGAAATTAGAGATTATTTGCTTCAG GTTGGTAATGGGAAATTGCCTATAAATCATCAAATTGTTTATCAGCTTCAggatatctttaatttattaccggATATGACTCAAAGTAGCTTTGTCGATTCGTTATATGTCAAGACAAATGATCAGATGCTGGTTGTATATTTAGCAGCATTGGTTAGGTCTATAGTGGCGttacacaatttaattaataataagttgACCAATCGTGATGctgagaaaaaagaaactgatGGAAAGAAAGATacaaagaaggaagaaaagaaggaagaagagaaaaaaggagaggaaaaggTAAAAGCTAAAAATCAGTGA